A window of Terriglobales bacterium contains these coding sequences:
- a CDS encoding efflux transporter outer membrane subunit produces the protein MKRTLLVIPLIACLTGCLQPKYSRPALPVPPTWSESTAQVKLSPAAPQAADIKWNEFFTDKQMQSVIELALKNNRDLRIAALNVEKVQAQYRIRRAEQFPTLDATATADIYRVPAKLSTTGQAYTYEQFNVGGVAAWELDFFGRIRSLKHAALEQYLATDEARNAVQISLVAAVANTYLVLAADRENLRLAQTTVDVQEKSYELIKKSRDAGIGNDLDLSQSQSQVEAARVDIARYRGLVATDENQLNLLVGMTVPANLLPNELGADSSLKEVSAGLPSDVLLRRPDILSAEHQLKTAYANIGAARSNFFPRIALTAGSGLMSGDLSKLFKGDSQTWSFAPQIVMPIFDAGARRASLKGTKVERDIAVAEYEKSIQSAFKEVSDSLSLRSTLFDQQNAQERLVNALELSYHLAEARYNAGIDSYLSVLVAQQSFYRAQQGLVSVRMGRMTNLVTLYKVLGGGA, from the coding sequence ATGAAACGAACGCTATTAGTTATTCCATTGATCGCGTGTCTCACCGGCTGTCTTCAACCGAAGTACAGCCGGCCTGCACTGCCCGTTCCTCCGACATGGTCTGAGAGCACCGCGCAGGTGAAGCTTTCTCCAGCCGCACCTCAGGCTGCAGACATAAAGTGGAATGAGTTCTTCACTGATAAGCAAATGCAATCTGTGATCGAGCTCGCGCTGAAGAACAACCGTGATTTAAGAATTGCTGCCCTGAATGTCGAGAAAGTCCAAGCGCAGTATCGTATTCGGCGTGCGGAGCAGTTTCCGACGCTTGACGCCACAGCCACCGCGGACATTTACCGCGTACCGGCGAAGTTGTCCACAACCGGCCAGGCATACACTTACGAGCAATTTAACGTAGGCGGCGTGGCTGCATGGGAACTTGATTTCTTTGGCCGTATTCGAAGCCTGAAGCACGCTGCACTCGAACAATACCTGGCCACCGATGAAGCTCGCAATGCTGTGCAGATCTCGCTCGTCGCAGCAGTGGCCAACACTTATCTGGTGCTCGCAGCAGACAGGGAAAACCTACGGCTAGCCCAAACTACCGTTGATGTGCAGGAGAAATCGTATGAATTGATTAAGAAATCACGGGATGCCGGCATTGGCAACGATCTCGACCTGAGCCAGTCGCAGAGTCAGGTAGAGGCTGCTCGAGTCGATATTGCACGATACCGCGGGTTGGTCGCAACAGACGAGAATCAACTGAACCTGCTGGTCGGAATGACCGTCCCAGCCAATCTGCTGCCGAATGAACTTGGTGCCGATTCTTCACTGAAAGAAGTCTCGGCGGGATTGCCCTCCGATGTACTCCTGCGGCGCCCAGACATACTATCTGCTGAACATCAGCTCAAAACGGCGTATGCCAACATCGGTGCTGCCCGATCCAACTTCTTTCCAAGAATTGCTCTCACGGCCGGCTCAGGCCTCATGAGTGGTGATCTCTCGAAGTTGTTCAAGGGTGACTCTCAAACCTGGAGCTTCGCGCCTCAAATAGTAATGCCGATCTTCGACGCGGGTGCGCGGCGAGCAAGTTTGAAAGGCACCAAAGTGGAGCGAGACATAGCGGTGGCGGAGTACGAGAAGTCAATCCAGTCGGCGTTCAAAGAGGTCAGCGACTCACTTTCGCTTCGCTCCACACTGTTTGATCAGCAGAACGCACAAGAAAGGTTAGTAAACGCGTTGGAGCTTTCGTATCACTTGGCGGAGGCTCGCTACAACGCAGGTATCGACAGTTACTTGAGTGTACTCGTAGCGCAACAGTCCTTTTATCGGGCGCAGCAAGGACTAGTCTCGGTGCGTATGGGACGCATGACGAACCTCGTTACCTTGTACAAGGTCCTTGGAGGAGGGGCATAA
- a CDS encoding sigma 54-interacting transcriptional regulator, which produces MSGRSDHTFTATEDRYRALLEVSSAIAAQSNVDAILRSLRALLSSVVAFNSITLLLLEPDKRHVRVLAFDKTPGSPEIEVGTTVAFAETAVEKVIDDQEAIYIPNVAEEIEKVPELASRHASTSDSVYAFPISVSEKKLGALLFARGNHKEFKTEEVELMRSVAAHVAVALDCALANDAAILYQGQLSQERDRFKLLLEINNYVASHLEIKDLFRSTSAALIRYFAHDFTGFWLIDKKSKKLECAFLEFPGRASFLEDLPTTEITEESLEKMRARTPELWSAADIEKIPNPGRDRLKAESIVSLAVAPLVTSGGPLGVITLGSRKANSFGQRDLDLLSQISGQLSLAVDNALAYGRLSASKAQLEQEKLYLESEIRSEYNFEDIVGKSAALQRVLEQIAIVAPTDSTVLLHGETGTGKELIARAIHSLSPRRDRTFVRLNCAAIPSGLVESELFGHEKGAFTGALMQKRGRFELADHGTLFLDEIGDINLELQPKLLRALQEQEFERLGSTRTIHVDVRLIAATHRDLLEMIANGQFREDLFYRLNVFPVEIPPLRERREDIPLLVHYFVARLSARMRKRIKSIPKQAMDALVSAPWPGNIRELENLMERAVILTQGEELVVPVRELKRSSAANVSSYTGATFYDAERHAIIEALKATSGRVSGPDGAAERLGLKRTTLQNKMRRLKITRSDY; this is translated from the coding sequence ATGTCGGGTAGGAGCGATCATACATTTACTGCGACAGAGGACAGATACCGAGCATTGCTCGAGGTGTCGAGCGCAATTGCTGCCCAGTCGAACGTAGATGCCATTCTTCGCAGCCTTCGAGCTTTGCTTTCTTCAGTTGTTGCTTTCAATTCCATCACTCTCTTATTGCTAGAACCTGACAAGCGGCACGTACGTGTTTTGGCATTCGACAAAACTCCGGGAAGTCCGGAGATCGAGGTCGGAACAACGGTTGCTTTTGCTGAAACGGCTGTCGAAAAGGTAATCGACGATCAAGAGGCTATATACATCCCGAATGTCGCTGAAGAGATAGAGAAAGTTCCGGAACTGGCATCACGGCATGCCAGCACTTCAGATTCTGTCTACGCATTTCCAATATCGGTTTCAGAGAAAAAGCTTGGCGCATTATTGTTTGCCCGGGGTAATCACAAGGAGTTCAAGACCGAAGAAGTTGAACTAATGAGGTCGGTGGCTGCACACGTTGCAGTTGCACTTGATTGTGCCTTGGCAAACGACGCCGCGATCCTTTATCAGGGGCAACTGTCGCAAGAAAGGGATCGGTTCAAGCTTCTCCTTGAGATCAATAATTACGTTGCCTCTCATTTAGAGATCAAGGACCTGTTTCGATCCACGTCTGCAGCTCTTATCCGGTATTTTGCGCATGATTTCACAGGATTCTGGTTAATCGACAAAAAGTCCAAGAAATTGGAATGTGCTTTTCTGGAATTCCCGGGGCGAGCGAGTTTTCTTGAGGATCTTCCTACCACGGAGATCACAGAAGAATCGCTGGAGAAAATGCGTGCGCGAACACCAGAACTTTGGTCTGCGGCAGATATAGAGAAGATCCCGAATCCGGGTCGCGACCGGTTGAAAGCAGAATCGATCGTGTCCCTCGCTGTCGCACCATTAGTTACATCGGGTGGCCCGCTCGGAGTGATTACACTTGGCAGTAGAAAGGCGAACAGCTTCGGGCAAAGAGACCTTGATCTCTTGTCGCAAATAAGCGGACAGCTTTCTCTAGCAGTTGACAACGCCTTGGCTTACGGACGACTTTCCGCGTCGAAGGCCCAATTGGAGCAAGAGAAACTCTATCTCGAATCGGAAATACGCTCTGAGTACAACTTTGAAGATATCGTGGGGAAGAGCGCCGCTCTGCAAAGAGTCCTTGAGCAGATTGCGATTGTTGCTCCCACCGATTCAACTGTATTGCTTCACGGCGAAACCGGCACCGGCAAAGAACTTATCGCACGCGCGATACACAGCTTAAGTCCGCGCAGAGACCGAACTTTCGTAAGACTGAACTGTGCGGCGATTCCGTCCGGTCTTGTCGAAAGTGAACTGTTTGGCCATGAGAAAGGCGCGTTCACGGGCGCGCTGATGCAAAAGCGTGGACGGTTTGAACTCGCGGATCACGGAACGCTGTTTCTAGACGAGATCGGCGATATCAATCTTGAGTTGCAGCCGAAGTTACTGCGAGCTTTGCAGGAACAAGAATTTGAACGGCTCGGAAGCACAAGGACAATTCATGTTGATGTCCGATTGATCGCTGCAACCCATCGTGACCTTCTCGAGATGATAGCCAATGGGCAGTTTCGGGAAGATCTTTTCTACAGGCTGAATGTATTCCCCGTCGAAATACCTCCGCTCCGAGAGAGACGTGAAGATATTCCATTACTGGTGCACTATTTTGTCGCGCGGCTCTCCGCAAGAATGCGTAAGCGTATCAAGTCCATCCCGAAGCAGGCGATGGATGCGCTAGTGAGCGCTCCGTGGCCTGGGAACATCCGCGAACTGGAGAATCTCATGGAGCGCGCTGTTATTCTTACGCAGGGTGAGGAATTGGTTGTTCCTGTTCGGGAACTGAAAAGATCCTCAGCGGCCAACGTCTCTTCTTATACAGGAGCGACCTTTTACGACGCCGAGCGTCACGCCATCATAGAGGCTTTGAAGGCGACATCAGGCAGAGTATCGGGCCCGGATGGTGCGGCCGAGCGCTTGGGACTGAAGCGCACAACACTACAGAACAAGATGAGACGACTCAAAATTACCAGGTCCGATTATTAG
- a CDS encoding efflux RND transporter periplasmic adaptor subunit, whose product MEVAVVNVTPERLGLTTELPGRTAAFLVAEIRPQVNGLVKERLFQEGSSVKAGDLLYQIDPAPYKAAYEQVKAGLATAEAELATAEANLPAIRLREQRLKGLASVHAVGQQDYDDASAALRQAEATVEARKAAVAMSRAAVESARINLAYTPIRSPISGRIGISNVTVGAMATAYQPTPFAVVQKLDPIYVDVVQSNADLLRLREKLESGRLKRNGAVQAKVKLILEDGTEYPHLGKLQFRDVTVDPTTSSVTLRLIFPNPHQTLLPGMFVRAIVQEGEDQQALMIPQQAVTRDAKGTPVVWLVNKDNKLEQRFLELDRAIGDKWLVSTGLAAGDRVVMEGSQKVPPGSSVRAVAFDSPTKTADPSAVEGGK is encoded by the coding sequence ATGGAAGTTGCGGTTGTAAATGTCACTCCAGAGCGTTTAGGGCTGACGACCGAGTTGCCAGGCCGTACAGCGGCCTTTCTAGTAGCCGAGATTCGTCCGCAGGTAAATGGGCTCGTTAAGGAAAGGTTGTTCCAGGAAGGCAGCAGCGTAAAAGCCGGTGACCTTCTGTACCAGATCGACCCAGCTCCATACAAAGCTGCGTACGAGCAGGTAAAAGCGGGGCTCGCAACAGCCGAAGCTGAACTCGCCACCGCGGAGGCAAATCTGCCTGCGATCAGGTTGCGCGAACAAAGATTGAAGGGGCTTGCGTCCGTTCATGCCGTCGGGCAGCAGGATTACGACGATGCGAGTGCGGCACTGCGGCAGGCCGAGGCGACTGTCGAGGCACGCAAAGCAGCAGTCGCTATGAGCCGAGCTGCAGTTGAAAGCGCTCGCATCAACCTCGCTTACACGCCGATCCGTTCTCCTATCTCAGGCCGCATCGGTATTTCGAATGTGACGGTCGGTGCTATGGCGACCGCTTACCAACCTACCCCGTTTGCGGTTGTTCAGAAGCTAGATCCGATCTACGTCGATGTCGTTCAATCGAATGCCGACCTGCTCCGCCTAAGGGAGAAGCTCGAAAGCGGCCGCCTTAAACGCAATGGTGCAGTTCAAGCCAAAGTGAAACTTATCCTGGAAGACGGCACAGAGTATCCGCATTTGGGCAAGCTGCAATTTAGGGACGTAACGGTCGATCCGACAACGAGCTCCGTTACGCTGCGGCTCATTTTCCCCAATCCCCATCAGACTCTTCTTCCTGGCATGTTCGTTCGAGCAATTGTGCAAGAGGGAGAGGACCAGCAAGCATTAATGATTCCGCAACAGGCAGTAACGCGCGACGCAAAGGGCACACCCGTCGTGTGGTTGGTGAACAAGGATAATAAGCTCGAGCAGCGTTTTCTTGAACTCGATCGCGCGATCGGCGACAAGTGGCTAGTGAGCACCGGACTAGCTGCGGGTGACCGGGTGGTGATGGAAGGATCTCAGAAAGTTCCCCCTGGATCTTCCGTCCGTGCAGTCGCATTCGATAGTCCGACCAAAACCGCTGACCCAAGTGCGGTGGAAGGGGGCAAGTAA
- a CDS encoding efflux RND transporter permease subunit, which produces MLSRFFLNRPVFAWVIAIAMMVGGGLAIYNLPISQYPPIAPPSISITATYPGASAKTVEDSVVQIIEQKMTGLDRMLYMSATSDSSGQGAITLTFSPGTDPDLAWSKVQNKLQLAMPMLPEVVQRQGVVVSKSTRNYLMLVGLVSENPNVGQNDLSDYGISQIQPSLARVPGVGEVEAFGSQYAMRIWLNPDKLTQFNMTSDDVVAAVRAYNVEVSAGQFGGMPAVPGQRLNASIVVQSLLKTPEEFGAIPIRNNPDGSIVRVRDIGRTELGTEFDMARLKFNGKPAAILAVRQEAGANALDTADGVKAKMQELSRYFPAGMKVVYPYDTTPFVRVAIGEVVKTLIEAIILVFLIMYLFLGNMRATLVPTIAVPVVILGTFGVLGLLGFSINMLTMFAMVLAIGLLVDDAIVVVENVERVMSEEGLSPLEATRKSMDEITGALVGIGLVLSAVFAPMIFFPGSTGVIYRQFSATVIASMLLSVLVALILTPVLCASLLKPVEKGHEAAESGSRFLRPFFLWFDRAFYWIRSKYTSLVGHILASKTPYVLAFVLIVAALGFLFHRMPTAYLPDEDQGVLMVAVQLPAGSTVEQTEEVMTKVRKHMLEDQKEAVASCMTVSGVSFSGHGQNQGMAFVMLRDWELRNREDLRVKAVAAKATRAFAGLRNAMVFAVPPPPVTELGMSTGFDFMLQDRGGLGHEKLMQARGQLLMTASKDPRLIRTRPNGLDDVPEYHTDIDQGKAGTLGVPINAVHSTISANFGSAYVNDFIQGGRVKRVYVQADAPYRMLPNDLSRLYVRNNKGGILPASSLISEHWIYASPRLERYNSFPSLQFLGEPAPGKSSGEAMRAMEEAASKLPQGIGFEWTGLSYQERMAQAQTTLLYSFSILVIFLVLAALYESWSVPISILLALPLGVIGGVVASTSRGLPNDVYFQIGLLTVLGLTTKNAILIVQFAKIRLEQGAGLIEATLEAAKLRLRPIVMTSLAFGFGVLPLAIATGAGAGAQKAIGTSVLGGMITATFLAIFFIPLFYVMVVQIFQKTRRNQQVHSHATPAVEEQ; this is translated from the coding sequence ATGCTGTCCCGCTTCTTCCTAAACAGGCCTGTTTTTGCCTGGGTGATCGCGATCGCGATGATGGTAGGAGGTGGATTGGCGATCTACAATCTGCCGATTTCGCAGTATCCACCGATCGCACCTCCTTCGATATCAATTACAGCTACTTATCCCGGCGCCTCCGCAAAGACGGTTGAGGATAGTGTGGTCCAGATCATCGAGCAGAAGATGACCGGACTTGACCGCATGCTCTATATGTCCGCGACCAGTGACTCGTCTGGCCAGGGTGCAATTACGCTTACATTTTCACCCGGAACCGATCCAGACCTCGCATGGTCAAAGGTGCAAAACAAACTGCAATTGGCGATGCCCATGCTTCCGGAGGTCGTGCAGCGTCAGGGCGTTGTCGTGAGCAAATCCACTCGCAACTATCTGATGTTAGTGGGGCTCGTATCAGAGAATCCGAACGTTGGTCAGAATGACCTAAGTGACTACGGGATTTCGCAGATTCAGCCATCGCTGGCTCGCGTACCGGGTGTCGGAGAGGTGGAAGCTTTCGGATCGCAGTATGCGATGCGGATCTGGCTGAATCCCGACAAACTCACGCAATTCAACATGACCTCGGATGACGTAGTCGCAGCCGTTCGAGCTTACAACGTCGAAGTCTCCGCCGGGCAGTTCGGGGGAATGCCAGCCGTACCCGGCCAGCGCTTGAATGCTTCCATCGTCGTGCAGTCGCTGTTGAAGACTCCGGAAGAGTTCGGGGCTATCCCCATTCGAAACAATCCAGACGGCTCGATCGTGCGCGTGCGCGATATTGGACGAACTGAGCTGGGTACAGAGTTTGATATGGCCCGCCTGAAGTTTAATGGCAAGCCGGCTGCCATACTTGCCGTAAGACAGGAAGCGGGCGCGAACGCTCTGGACACCGCTGACGGCGTAAAGGCCAAGATGCAGGAGTTGTCGCGGTACTTTCCTGCAGGAATGAAGGTTGTCTACCCGTACGACACGACACCGTTTGTGAGAGTCGCCATCGGCGAAGTGGTGAAGACCCTGATTGAAGCCATCATCCTGGTCTTCCTCATCATGTACCTGTTCCTCGGCAACATGCGAGCTACTCTAGTGCCCACGATCGCGGTTCCAGTCGTCATTCTGGGCACATTTGGGGTTCTCGGGCTTCTGGGATTCTCGATCAACATGCTCACCATGTTCGCCATGGTGCTGGCCATCGGATTGTTGGTGGATGACGCTATCGTCGTCGTTGAGAACGTAGAACGAGTGATGAGTGAAGAAGGCTTGTCACCGCTGGAAGCGACCCGTAAGTCCATGGACGAGATCACGGGAGCGTTGGTGGGGATAGGACTCGTTCTGTCTGCCGTGTTCGCACCTATGATCTTCTTTCCGGGTTCCACCGGCGTTATCTACCGTCAGTTTTCTGCGACTGTGATCGCTTCCATGCTGCTGTCGGTGCTGGTCGCGTTGATCTTGACGCCGGTCCTCTGTGCTTCTCTTTTAAAGCCAGTTGAAAAAGGACACGAAGCCGCCGAGAGCGGATCTCGGTTTCTACGCCCATTTTTCCTTTGGTTTGATCGGGCGTTTTACTGGATAAGAAGCAAATACACATCTCTGGTCGGTCACATTCTCGCTTCAAAAACTCCTTATGTCCTCGCCTTCGTCTTGATTGTTGCCGCACTTGGCTTTCTGTTTCACCGAATGCCTACCGCCTATTTGCCGGACGAAGATCAAGGCGTGTTGATGGTGGCTGTCCAACTTCCAGCCGGCTCCACGGTTGAGCAAACTGAGGAGGTCATGACAAAGGTTCGGAAGCACATGCTCGAAGATCAGAAGGAAGCTGTGGCCTCCTGCATGACCGTGTCAGGGGTGAGTTTTTCTGGGCATGGCCAGAACCAGGGTATGGCATTCGTCATGTTGCGTGATTGGGAACTGCGCAATCGCGAGGATCTTCGCGTAAAGGCCGTTGCAGCGAAGGCCACCAGGGCGTTTGCGGGTCTGCGAAATGCAATGGTTTTTGCTGTTCCGCCTCCCCCTGTGACGGAGCTCGGCATGTCCACTGGTTTCGACTTCATGCTTCAGGATCGAGGTGGTCTTGGACACGAGAAGCTGATGCAAGCCCGCGGTCAGTTACTGATGACGGCATCCAAGGATCCCAGGCTGATACGGACTCGCCCCAATGGCTTAGATGATGTACCCGAATATCACACGGATATAGATCAGGGGAAGGCCGGAACCTTGGGTGTTCCTATCAATGCAGTCCACAGCACTATTTCAGCCAATTTTGGTAGTGCCTACGTCAATGATTTCATCCAGGGTGGGCGCGTTAAACGCGTCTACGTGCAGGCAGATGCGCCTTACAGGATGCTCCCGAATGACCTCTCGCGTCTTTACGTGCGGAACAACAAGGGCGGAATCCTGCCCGCATCCTCACTGATCTCGGAACATTGGATTTATGCCTCGCCCCGCCTGGAGCGGTACAACAGTTTCCCGTCACTTCAATTCCTGGGCGAACCAGCTCCAGGGAAGAGTTCGGGCGAGGCCATGAGAGCCATGGAAGAGGCTGCTTCTAAGCTCCCCCAAGGCATTGGCTTTGAGTGGACAGGACTCTCTTACCAGGAACGTATGGCCCAGGCCCAAACGACTCTACTGTACTCGTTCTCGATTCTTGTCATCTTCCTTGTTTTGGCGGCTCTATATGAAAGTTGGTCGGTGCCAATCTCGATCTTGCTGGCGCTGCCACTGGGAGTGATTGGCGGTGTAGTCGCCTCAACCTCTCGGGGATTGCCGAATGATGTGTATTTTCAAATTGGTCTACTTACAGTTCTCGGTCTCACGACGAAGAACGCGATTCTGATTGTTCAGTTCGCAAAGATCAGACTGGAACAAGGGGCTGGGTTGATCGAAGCTACTCTGGAAGCTGCGAAGCTGCGGCTCCGTCCTATCGTGATGACCTCATTGGCATTTGGCTTCGGCGTTCTTCCGTTGGCAATTGCGACTGGAGCTGGCGCTGGTGCCCAGAAGGCCATTGGAACAAGCGTCCTCGGTGGCATGATCACGGCCACCTTTCTCGCAATTTTCTTTATCCCATTGTTCTACGTCATGGTTGTTCAAATATTCCAAAAGACCCGCAGGAATCAGCAGGTCCATTCCCATGCGACTCCAGCTGTGGAGGAGCAATAA